A single region of the Rattus rattus isolate New Zealand chromosome 8, Rrattus_CSIRO_v1, whole genome shotgun sequence genome encodes:
- the Mbd3l1 gene encoding LOW QUALITY PROTEIN: methyl-CpG-binding domain protein 3-like 1 (The sequence of the model RefSeq protein was modified relative to this genomic sequence to represent the inferred CDS: inserted 1 base in 1 codon), whose protein sequence is MGKTSQRKQYDCENPSKPCLSTSIPLRMSNYTFKRPVTKITSHLGNEVRYYQWEEXLEKPEQACWQKRLQGLQAYSTAGEILSTSDLSKALKDLTPRDTDTASSIIQANSMDPRPLSTLGSSSHLAKMIPEAGPQILCKEFLVTEEDISIQERKVKIARERLAVALIAHKLANETEKVRGSRKAKV, encoded by the exons ATGGGCAAGACTTCACAGAGGAAGCAATATGACTGTGAGAATCCATCAAAGCCTTGTTTAAGTACCTCAATCCCCCTGAGGATGTCTAATTATACATTCAAGAGGCCAGTCACTAAAATCACATCCCATCTGGGCAATGAGGTAAGAtactatcagtgggagg accTTGAGAAGCCGGAGCAAGCCTGCTGGCAAAAGAGACTTCAAGGACTCCAGGCCTACAGCACTGCGGGAGAAATTTTGAGCACTTCAGACCTTTCCAAGGCTTTGAAAGACCTCACACCTAGAGACACAGACACCGCCTCTTCAATCATTCAAGCTAACAGCATGGACCCCAGGCCCTTGTCCACCCTTGGGTCATCTTCACATTTGGCAAAGATGATACCAGAAGCAGGCCCACAGATCCTTTGCAAAGAATTTCTGGTCACCGAAGAGGATATTAGCATCcaggaaaggaaagtgaaaatAGCAAGAGAAAGACTGGCAGTGGCATTGATTGCACACAAGCTAGCAAATGAGACAGAGAAAGTGAGGGGTTCAAGGAAAGCAAAGGTATAA